In a single window of the Crassostrea angulata isolate pt1a10 unplaced genomic scaffold, ASM2561291v2 HiC_scaffold_160, whole genome shotgun sequence genome:
- the LOC128169614 gene encoding histone H4 yields the protein MSGRGKGGKGLGKGGAKRHRKVLRDNIQGITKPAIRRLARRGGVKRISGLIYEETRGVLKVFLENVIRDAVTYTEHAKRKTVTAMDVVYALKRQGRTLYGFGG from the coding sequence ATGTCTGGACGTGGTAAAGGAGGAAAAGGACTTGGAAAGGGGGGCGCCAAGCGTCACAGGAAAGTCTTGAGAGATAACATCCAGGGTATCACCAAGCCCGCCATCCGTCGTCTTGCACGCAGAGGTGGAGTCAAACGTATCTCCGGACTCATCTACGAGGAGACCCGTGGTGTCCTGAAGGTGTTCCTTGAGAACGTCATCCGTGACGCAGTCACATACACAGAGCACGCCAAGAGGAAGACCGTCACAGCCATGGACGTTGTCTACGCTCTGAAGAGACAGGGACGTACCCTCTACGGATTCGGTGGTTAG
- the LOC128169617 gene encoding histone H3-like has protein sequence MADTATTTPAKKKVTKPKVPAAHPKYVDMIRAALESLKERGGSSRQAILKYIMANYKVGNDVNSINAHLKMALKNGVKKGALKQAKGTGASGSFKLGDKPKTEKKPKAKKVAKPKAAKPKKAAAAKPKKVAGEKKTAEKKKKSPKKAAGPKKAARKSAPATGGVKKPHRYRPGTVALREIRRYQKSTELLIRKLPFQRLVREIAQDFKTDLRFQSSAVMALQEASEAYLVGLFEDTNLCAIHAKRVTIMPKDIQLARRIRGERA, from the exons ATGGCAGATACAGCAACCACAACCCCAGCCAAGAAGAAGGTTACAAAGCCTAAGGTGCCAGCAGCGCACCCCAAGTACGTTGACATGATCAGGGCCGCCCTGGAATCTTTGAAAGAGCGTGGCGGATCTTCCAGACAAGCCATTCTAAAGTACATAATGGCCAACTACAAAGTCGGCAACGACGTCAACTCCATCAACGCCCACTTGAAAATGGCTCTGAAGAACGGAGTGAAGAAAGGTGCTCTGAAACAAGCCAAGGGCACAGGCGCCAGTGGCTCCTTCAAGCTTGGTGACAAGCCCAAGACTGAGAAGAAGCCAAAGGCCAAGAAAGTTGCCAAGCCTAAGGCAGCAAAACCCAAGAAGGCCGCAGCAGCAAAACCAAAGAAGGTAGCCGGAGAGAAAAAGACTgcagagaagaagaagaagtccCCCAAGAAAGCAGCCGGACCGAAGAAG GCCGCCCGTAAGAGCGCCCCAGCCACTGGTGGAGTCAAGAAACCCCACAGATACAGGCCCGGAACCGTCGCTCTCCGTGAGATCAGGAGATACCAGAAAAGCACAGAGTTGCTCATCAGGAAATTGCCCTTCCAGCGTCTGGTCCGTGAGATTGCTCAGGACTTCAAGACTGATCTGCGATTCCAGAGCTCCGCCGTCATGGCTCTCCAGGAAGCCAGCGAAGCTTACCTTGTTGGACTCTTTGAGGACACCAACTTGTGCGCTATCCACGCCAAGAGAGTCACCATCATGCCAAAAGACATCCAGCTTGCCAGACGTATCCGTGGCGAGAGAGCTTAA
- the LOC128169620 gene encoding histone H2B-like translates to MFRQSLRLSYTHLGQTDQFNVYKDVRNLPVRFNPPRVIYKAAIRLAPLIVSVCQQSVNMPPKVGSKGAKKAATKAKAQRTGDKKKRRRRRESYAIYIYKVLKQVHPDTGVSSKAMSIMNSFVNDIFERIAAEASRLAHYNKRSTITSREIQTAVRLLLPGELAKHAVSEGTKAVTKYTSSK, encoded by the coding sequence ATGTTCCGCCAATCGCTACGCTTGTCTTATACGCACCTCGGGCAAACCGaccaatttaatgtttacaaggaCGTCCGCAATTTACCTGTTCGCTTCAATCCCCCTCGCGTGATATATAAAGCCGCGATTCGCTTAGCGCCACTCATAGTTTCAGTTTGCCAGCAATCTGTAAACATGCCACCCAAAGTCGGATCTAAAGGAGCTAAGAAAGCCGCCACCAAGGCCAAGGCCCAGAGAACTGGGGACAAGAAAAAGCGCAGGAGGAGGAGGGAATCCTACGCTATCTACATCTACAAAGTCCTGAAGCAGGTGCACCCTGACACTGGAGTTTCCAGCAAGGCCATGAGCATCATGAATTCTTTCGTCAATGACATCTTCGAGAGAATCGCCGCCGAGGCTTCCCGCCTGGCCCACTACAACAAACGCTCAACCATCACCAGCAGAGAAATCCAGACTGCAGTCCGTCTTCTCCTGCCCGGTGAATTGGCCAAGCACGCTGTCTCTGAAGGCACCAAGGCTGTCACCAAGTACACCAGCAGCAAGTAA